One Actinoplanes missouriensis 431 DNA segment encodes these proteins:
- a CDS encoding cation transporter → MSSPIIAVLSPRRRAQLNRRSLLLAYATAGYNLLEGVVAIAAGAAASSVALLGFGLDSFVEVSSALVVIWQFRSRMPEARERLALRLIAVSFFALAAWVTIDAVRSLIAAEQPGAAPVGIAIAATSVVVMPLLVWAKRRTGRELGSATVVADSMQTMLCTYLSAIVLAGLLLNATLGWWWADPVAALVIAAVAAREGVQAWRGDQCDDCAIPAAGGAAPGSCAQPVTSSGATDCCAPPVTAAGPAGS, encoded by the coding sequence ATGAGCAGCCCGATCATCGCGGTCCTGTCGCCGCGGCGGCGTGCCCAGCTGAACCGGCGCAGCCTGCTCCTGGCCTACGCGACCGCCGGATACAACCTCCTCGAGGGCGTCGTCGCGATCGCCGCCGGCGCCGCGGCGTCCTCGGTGGCGCTGCTCGGGTTCGGCCTGGACTCGTTCGTCGAGGTGTCGTCCGCGCTGGTGGTGATCTGGCAGTTCCGGTCCCGGATGCCGGAAGCCCGCGAACGGCTCGCGCTGCGCCTGATCGCCGTCTCGTTCTTCGCCCTGGCAGCCTGGGTCACCATCGACGCCGTGCGCTCGCTGATCGCCGCCGAGCAGCCCGGCGCGGCACCCGTCGGGATCGCGATCGCCGCCACCTCGGTCGTCGTGATGCCGCTGCTGGTCTGGGCGAAACGCCGCACCGGCCGGGAACTCGGCTCGGCCACCGTGGTCGCCGACTCGATGCAGACCATGCTGTGCACCTACCTGTCCGCGATCGTGCTGGCCGGCCTGCTGCTCAACGCCACGCTCGGCTGGTGGTGGGCCGACCCGGTCGCGGCCCTGGTGATCGCCGCGGTCGCGGCGCGCGAGGGCGTGCAGGCCTGGCGCGGCGACCAGTGTGACGACTGCGCCATCCCCGCAGCCGGCGGCGCCGCGCCCGGCAGTTGCGCTCAGCCCGTGACCA
- a CDS encoding SRPBCC family protein produces MARFTVVRDVHAPATAAWRVLVDWPRHGDWVPLTAVRVTTGRPDGVGAAFVARTGMGLVGFDDPMTVVGWEAPEGDEPGDRPGRCEVAKSGRVVHGGAVFTVTPLAGGRCRVAWTEDVTVSPRRLTRYAEPLVALAGRLAFTATMRAFARDAEGHR; encoded by the coding sequence ATGGCCCGTTTCACCGTCGTCCGCGATGTCCACGCGCCCGCCACCGCCGCCTGGCGTGTCCTGGTGGACTGGCCCCGGCACGGCGACTGGGTGCCGCTGACCGCGGTCCGGGTCACCACCGGGCGTCCGGACGGGGTGGGCGCCGCGTTCGTCGCCCGTACCGGGATGGGGCTTGTGGGTTTCGACGACCCGATGACCGTGGTCGGCTGGGAGGCGCCGGAGGGCGACGAGCCGGGGGATCGCCCCGGGCGCTGCGAGGTCGCCAAGTCCGGCCGGGTCGTGCACGGCGGGGCGGTGTTCACGGTGACACCGCTGGCCGGCGGGCGCTGCCGGGTCGCGTGGACCGAGGACGTGACGGTCTCACCGCGCCGGCTCACCCGGTACGCCGAGCCGCTCGTCGCGCTGGCCGGCCGGCTCGCCTTCACCGCCACGATGCGCGCCTTCGCCCGGGACGCGGAGGGTCATCGCTGA
- a CDS encoding ArsR/SmtB family transcription factor, which yields MAMMDDGCAPAVALFRSLADETRLRIVRRLAAGEARVVDLTGELGLAQSTVSKHLACLRACGLVDYRVEGRQSFYALTRPELMDLLAAAEGVLAATGTAVALCPVYGAGAHDGRPGVSGSGDGAGRTAAASR from the coding sequence ATGGCGATGATGGATGACGGCTGTGCGCCGGCGGTGGCCCTGTTCCGTTCCCTGGCCGACGAGACCCGGCTGCGAATCGTCCGGCGGCTCGCCGCCGGGGAGGCCCGCGTCGTCGACCTGACCGGCGAGCTCGGTCTGGCGCAGTCCACGGTCTCCAAACACCTCGCCTGCCTGCGCGCCTGCGGGCTGGTGGACTATCGGGTCGAGGGCCGCCAGTCGTTCTACGCCCTGACCCGGCCCGAGCTGATGGACCTGCTCGCCGCCGCCGAGGGCGTGCTGGCGGCGACCGGGACCGCGGTGGCGCTCTGCCCGGTCTACGGCGCCGGCGCACACGACGGCCGGCCGGGAGTCAGCGGCTCGGGCGACGGCGCCGGCCGGACCGCGGCGGCTAGCCGATGA